A window from Pseudomonas alloputida encodes these proteins:
- a CDS encoding NIPSNAP family protein, translating to MYYELRTYTLDPLKMADWLALYQSHALEVQSEHLGNLVGFFTSEFGDVNQVVHIWGYASLDDRMARRAAMAADSRWAEFSRRNRELGAVLRLQSRLLRPTGFSPLQ from the coding sequence ATGTACTACGAACTGAGAACCTACACCCTCGACCCATTGAAAATGGCCGACTGGCTGGCCCTGTACCAAAGCCACGCACTCGAGGTGCAGAGCGAACACCTGGGCAACCTGGTGGGCTTTTTCACCAGCGAGTTCGGCGACGTCAACCAAGTGGTGCACATCTGGGGCTATGCCAGCCTCGACGACCGCATGGCACGCCGCGCAGCCATGGCGGCAGACTCGCGCTGGGCGGAATTCTCGCGACGCAACCGCGAGCTGGGCGCGGTACTGCGCCTGCAATCGCGGCTGCTGCGCCCGACCGGTTTCTCACCGCTGCAGTAA